The bacterium genomic interval ATCCGCAACGTCTTAGGCGTTGCGGGTCAATATCCTGAACTGGCGACCTACGGAATTAAACTCCGACAGTTCGGCCAGCAGGTTATCGAAATGCTAGGCGCCAAGCGCGTTCACCCTGCATGGATCGTTCCCGGCGGTGTCAATGCTCCGCTCTCAGAGGAAAATCGTGAGAAGATACTTGCGATGATCCCCGATGCCATGAAGATGATTTTGGCATCTATGGATTGGTATAAAGGCGCTTTCGAGGCATATCGTGAAGAAATCCGAACCTTCGGCAACTTCCCGACCATGTTCATGGGACTCGTTACCAAAAGTGACCAACCCGATCAAAACGCATTGCTTGAGCACTATGACGGCGTTCTTCGCTTTACTGACTCAGTCGGTAATGTGGTTGCCGATCAAGTTGATCCCACCCGTTATTTCGATTATATCGGCGAAGCAGTTGAACCCTACAGCTATCTCAAGATGCCTTACTTTAAGTCGCTTGGCTATCCGGAAGGCATCTATCGCGTAGGACCGCTTGCTCGATTGAATGTTATTGATCGCGCCGGCACACCCAAAGCTGATCAAGAATGGGCCGAATATCGCGCTTTGCGACGTGGAGCCATCCTTAGCTCGTTCCATTATCATTACGCTCGACTAGTTGAAATTCTCTACTCTATCGAGCGAATGGAGCAATTACTTTCCAACCCCAACATTCTCGATACCCATGTTCGCGCTCATGCTGAGCCGAATGCTTATGAGGGTGT includes:
- a CDS encoding Ni/Fe hydrogenase subunit alpha → MSRTITIDPVTRVEGHAKITIQLDDAGNVADAFLHVTQIRGFEKFIEGRPFTEMPAITARICGICPVSHLLASAKACDALLAVKIPETGANLRKLMNFAQYVQSHALSFFHLTSPDLLIGMDGDPAIRNVLGVAGQYPELATYGIKLRQFGQQVIEMLGAKRVHPAWIVPGGVNAPLSEENREKILAMIPDAMKMILASMDWYKGAFEAYREEIRTFGNFPTMFMGLVTKSDQPDQNALLEHYDGVLRFTDSVGNVVADQVDPTRYFDYIGEAVEPYSYLKMPYFKSLGYPEGIYRVGPLARLNVIDRAGTPKADQEWAEYRALRRGAILSSFHYHYARLVEILYSIERMEQLLSNPNILDTHVRAHAEPNAYEGVGVIEAPRGTLIHHYKIDDNGLMTWANLIVASGNNNLAMNQAVKQVAKHYVKGNELTEGMLNRVEAVVRCYDPC